The stretch of DNA ctaacgtATTAACGGGACATTTGTACCGTAGGGGCTTCGTGAAAGTGAGTATGATCGACTGCGGCAATTAATTACACGTAGCCATGGTTCGCATTCAAATACCCGAACGACGAATAGCTTTTATGATTTACGATCAAAGCTAATCAAATTCTCTACTAATCGTCAACCTGTATACCACCGCTGCTGTGAGTCAAGTGCAGCTTGAAAGCAACTGAGAGTAGAGGAGAGTAGAAAGAAGTAGTATTTCGTCAGAATAATTATGGTTTCATTCGATTAATTAGTTTATACCTAAAGAGTTGATTAAAGCTAACACGAGATTAGAGCGGATATGTTTTTATAAGTAAGGGGGGGTAGTGCTGTAAGACGAGCATTGTATGAAGTCAGTCGACCGGAACCATTATACAGGTTTACAGTACAATACTGATCAACGGGCAAACCTGTCCTAACAACCACAAACACATATACATACACGCAGACGTAGGGCTGTCGTGCGTGCGAACCCATAAATATTCAACCGAACGCATTAAACGGACGGATTTTATGAGAAATATTTACAATGAGCTTTTGATTTTATTACGAGGTATGTTTTATAGCCGTGTATAGAATGGATAGAAATCTgtgaatatttcatgtcatagttattagtagtctcctgtctgaaaaaaaaaaatatctatttgttatatgctacaaaaataatgaagacAGGGCGGctacttttatttgacttggtTATTTCGCTGACTATTCCCAAGTCGTGtaagttgttttccctgacttgatctgctaagaattcaatgaattgaacacagtcaaatacgcaGAACATAGACAGAAATCTTTTGATTTTATGCGCGATCTAACATTCTCTACAAATTTTCCCGAGTTTTCCCCTCATTTATAGCTTTTCCACAAAATTCCGCGACTTTCATGAAGCAAAGAAAATTCTCTGACTTTTTCCTGATTTCCGGGTATAAAGTGACCACCCCGACTAATATAAGCTGTAGTTCGAGGCACCGAAACGCACAGCAAATTGTCCGCCCAACagttagaaataaatcaaattaaacaatTCTCGTCCTGATAACAATAAAACTTGTCGTAAAGTTTATCACGATGTGATATAAGATATTGTCAATTTATATTGACAGTTAACACTGATAAATAACCCTTTCGCGCGATGCTCGCTTATAGTGTTTGTGTGACATCATTAATCAAATATACAGATTATCGAAACATATACAgtctacatatatatttataaatatatggATAGCTGATATGCGAAACGGCTTTTGTTTCGTTTTTTAAGTTGTGTCAAGTAACAATTAACAACAGTCTTCTTGAACGGTAACTAAGTGGTAGGAATATACATCTTAGGGATGGCGAGTTGTCTAAAAGTCGACCGTGCCACGAGCACTACTGATTTACCGAAACCGGTAAATTTACAGCAGGTTcgttttttctgaaaaaatctGTATTGTATATCGATTTTTTAGCATTACGCATAACGTCGTTATGTATTAATCTTCTCAAGTGATTGCCCGACCGCTGGTTGGGACGAAGGATGAACAATAAGGAGTGGAATCTCATCACAACGAACTTAATATTAACAAATAAGCCCTAAGTAGATAATTAGAAAAGTTTATCATCCGACAGTTTTGGGGTAACTTCTAAACCCCGACATCAGAGAAACTAAAATCGATTTGTTACCTCTACACTGGGATTAATATCAGTTCGTTATAATCAGGAACTTAATATGTTTGTTATACCCAATAGTTCCTTATATCCAGTATAAAAAAAATCACTaaaattatcttattatcggGATGAAATTCCAGGACTGTAATAACCAATGAATTTTCATATCCGAGGCAGGGGCGGATCCTGGGCCCTATCTCGAGGGGGTTCCAAATTGTATAGGGGCACTCACTATAATGGGGCGGGCATTTTCTATGTCAAAGCATAGCAAACAAGGGCACTAAAAATCAAACTTTTCAAAGGTTTTTACTACTCCAAATCAAGCCGAACAAGGGCACTTTTACGTCAAATCCATGGATAGGGGCATCTCCAAGGGACACAGACACAGCTCGACGGTATTCCAGAACCCTCAGAACCCCCCTGGATCTGCGCCTGTGAGGTCCCTGTAGATAATTCAGTAACCAATGACTATCAATTTTAGGACACAGACCATATCGAGAGCGGCGACATGTCAGCGACGCAGAAAAAGTCAGTGAGCGGAACCTCCCCGAAAACTGGCTCGGCGCAACGCACCAGATCGAAGTCTCCACCGAAATCACCCGGACGAAAAAATACCGCCAAAAAAGGCAAAAAGAAAACGACGATTTCGACTCCGACAGAGAAAAACAGCTGGAAAGTCGTGGATTTCTCGTACCAGGGAATAACGGCTATTCCGAATAATATCTTCTCTAGTGAGTTACGAGCAAGTCTTAATCTTTTCAGCacatctacactgcagtgcggtgtattaatCAGCAATGCACTTTTTGGTAAATTCACCGCAtagcggtgtattgatgtaatcagtTATTACCTGCTCTctgtattgaaagatggcagcacctgatGAACGTAGTGAAATACGAGTATCTAACAATACatcgcaccgcggtgtagatgcacttaAGCGGTATGCGCGTAATTCAGCACACCGGGGTGAATTTTATCaagattttcaaatcatctcatgGATGAGCAATTTTGGATATCAATCAGCAATGGAGGGGTTTAagcaaagaaatatttcataccAAATCACTTTAAACTGAAAAGACTTCACTACCTAGTATGAGTTAACTGAGCTGTTGATACAAGTAGAAGATAACACAAATACaatcaacccccgatataccgcccacatcggtgcagaacgattttggcggtacaTAGAGTATGGTGGTATAtggggggtgttttactatgtatttgtatagagatgtacattgagaaaacctggcggtaggcgagGGTGGCGGTATAGACTATATTAACTGTATATATTGACTGTAGTGTTGAAAAGCAACATCGTTCTAGCCACTTAAAATCTCTCTTCGACTTTCAGAAAAAGAAGTCAGCGAATTACTTTTGCCGAGCAACAACATCCGATCGTTACCGACCGATATGAGAAAATTGCGCAACCTAACGAAACTCGACATAAGTCGCAACGGTATCCGGTGCACGGGTCCCAACGATTACGGAGGTATGCCGAGCGAGATGGAAATGTTGACGAAACTGGAAACGTTGATCATGGCCGAGTGTAATTTTCGTTACATCCCGCCAGTCGTCTGGAAATTACAAAGTCTCCTATATCTGGACATCAGTCGTAATAAGATCAACGCGTTATCGCCGGACGTCGGCAATCTTTACAAACTGCGTCGTTTGAATTGCCAGGAGACGAACATCTCGACGTTGCCGCCGGAGATCGTCTACTGCGACGACCTCGAGGAGCTGCTGCTGTGGGGCAACTCGATCGAGACGCTGCCCGAAACGATGGTCGAAATGACGAATCTCGAAACGCTGGCGATCAACGCGCAGGGATTCACGCAACTCGTCGACTCGTACATGGAAACGCTGTTACAAAAAGGACAAATCCAGTCGGAGCACGTGCCGGCCGTTCTGTTCGAGATCCCGAAATTGAAAAAGCTCGATCTCGAAAACACGATGATCAACAACATTCCGTCGAGCGCCAATCGAACGCTACGCGAGCTCTACCTGAACGGCAATTTCTTCTCCGAAATCCCGACCGCCGTTCTCAACATGGCCGCCCTCGCCGTGCTCGAAATATCTGACAATTACCTGAAAGCGATTCCGCACGAGATTCAGCTCGCCACGGGTTTGAAATCGctgaaaatgaacaacaatCAAATCGAGAAATTGCCGAAAGCCGTCTGTTCGATGACGAGTCTCGGGGTGCTGGAATTGGGCGGCAATCGTTTGCAAAAGTTGCCGCGCGACATCGGAAATTTGCGGCATTTGCGCAAGTTGATTCTCGATCGAAACGAACTGCGGATTCTTCCCGATTCGACGTGCGATCTCGCGAATCTCGACACGCTCGACTTGACCGCGAATCAAATCGCCGAACTTCCGATCGACATGTACAAGCTGTCGTCGTTGACTACGGCGCATTGTTACCGCAAACTGTTCAAACACGGACTGTGGCTGCACTTGAATCCGTTGACCCTGCCGCCGGAACAAATCTGGAAAACCGACAACCCGAAAAACATCTACGACTACCTGAAACGATGGAAGATTCTGAACACGGAGAATCTTCAACGTCTGAAGGTGATAACCGTCGGTGAACATCAGTGCGGTAAAACGAGTTTACTGAAATCGCTCGAATCCGGCAAATCGTATTTGACAAAACCTGTCGTCGATAGCACGGAGGTTTTCGCTCAGATGCACGGGCAAACGCCGAATAAAGTTCGGTTCTCGTTGTGGGAACTCGGCGGGCACGAAGCGTATCAGGTGACGACTCCGCTGTTTCTCGGCGACAAGTGTTTATACATGCTCGTCTACGATCACGCCGCGTTTCGACCGGACAAGTTCAACGCGGCGATCGGTCAGTGGTTGAATCTGATCACGACGTACGCGCCGGGGAGCGTCGTCAAAATAGTCGGCACGAAACTCGATTTGCGCGATGAGGCAGACGGAGAGAATTTCGAAGCAGACGGAGGAAATTTTGAGGCAGACGGAAAAAGATTCGAGGCAGACGGAGAAAGATTCGAGGCAGACGGTGAAAGTTTCGAGGCAGACGGTAAAAGTTTCGTCGACACGAAATCACGAATAGTTAGACGAATGATCGCGCGACATCTAAACGAATGCGAAGACCAACTGAACGAGACTTTGAATCGAATCCTAAAACTGATCGACGACGGTTCCGACGACACGACTACTTCTCGAAAACAACTCGAAAATCAGCGCGAACGACTCGAGTATCTGATCCGCAATCCGTTACGCGTCGAATCGCGGATCAATCTCGTAACGTCGATCGAAGGCACGGCTGGAATGAACGCATTGATATTCGACCTGGAATCGCTGATCATACGGAAAGATCTATTCCCGCACAATCAACGCCACGTTCCCGTTTACTGGAAGAAACTGCAATCGCGTATCAAACAACACGACGGTCACTTCGTGACGATCGAACGCGTTCGCGACTACGCGCGCGAGTTCAACATCGTCAACGCCGACGATCTGAAC from Tubulanus polymorphus chromosome 11, tnTubPoly1.2, whole genome shotgun sequence encodes:
- the LOC141913184 gene encoding malignant fibrous histiocytoma-amplified sequence 1 homolog, encoding MEEELVGDGHRPTEDEVFVKNDEIAIQQDTDHIESGDMSATQKKSVSGTSPKTGSAQRTRSKSPPKSPGRKNTAKKGKKKTTISTPTEKNSWKVVDFSYQGITAIPNNIFSKKEVSELLLPSNNIRSLPTDMRKLRNLTKLDISRNGIRCTGPNDYGGMPSEMEMLTKLETLIMAECNFRYIPPVVWKLQSLLYLDISRNKINALSPDVGNLYKLRRLNCQETNISTLPPEIVYCDDLEELLLWGNSIETLPETMVEMTNLETLAINAQGFTQLVDSYMETLLQKGQIQSEHVPAVLFEIPKLKKLDLENTMINNIPSSANRTLRELYLNGNFFSEIPTAVLNMAALAVLEISDNYLKAIPHEIQLATGLKSLKMNNNQIEKLPKAVCSMTSLGVLELGGNRLQKLPRDIGNLRHLRKLILDRNELRILPDSTCDLANLDTLDLTANQIAELPIDMYKLSSLTTAHCYRKLFKHGLWLHLNPLTLPPEQIWKTDNPKNIYDYLKRWKILNTENLQRLKVITVGEHQCGKTSLLKSLESGKSYLTKPVVDSTEVFAQMHGQTPNKVRFSLWELGGHEAYQVTTPLFLGDKCLYMLVYDHAAFRPDKFNAAIGQWLNLITTYAPGSVVKIVGTKLDLRDEADGENFEADGGNFEADGKRFEADGERFEADGESFEADGKSFVDTKSRIVRRMIARHLNECEDQLNETLNRILKLIDDGSDDTTTSRKQLENQRERLEYLIRNPLRVESRINLVTSIEGTAGMNALIFDLESLIIRKDLFPHNQRHVPVYWKKLQSRIKQHDGHFVTIERVRDYAREFNIVNADDLNHCLAHLVDMGEIIWKSDDPRLNDFVFHSPTKLAAVLACLFRHDFDEYFDFDRNRVFTCKGLYDDYNDFTKAKDDVFTHGEIPRPILRCLWFYLRLREERFVELLDILSSLRCAYVVPQPTITTPTSYREPLVVLPWYNTDVQPENLDEFWPANTGESEARVEFVFPIEFLHGVFERMSVQLQEHVDARIDWQDLVYATYTGGSLLLQRGLQIDTYDLSIQIAIRGENETITVEKLKDLAEIMREMLERRPGVVWYEYYSSNNCDTHIARYLNSDLNNES